The following are encoded together in the Humulus lupulus chromosome 5, drHumLupu1.1, whole genome shotgun sequence genome:
- the LOC133780353 gene encoding 25.3 kDa vesicle transport protein SEC22-1, giving the protein MVKVTIVGRVREGLPLAQGPRYVNKEENESFSFNKQQGELILKEISRGALPHSKMTIRVDHQYCFNYLVENGIAFITLFDSSYPRKLAFHYLQDLQKEFQKFDSNLIEKITRPYSFIGFDSVIVNIRKQYIDTRTQANLSKLNANRKQDLDIVTENMTEILERRRISELHEMKSSPPSTPRVVSSIWGSSHLEVIALKWTPITIVLVVLVVVSWASLIMTDSIIISRY; this is encoded by the exons atggtgaaGGTAACAATAGTAGGAAGAGTGAGAGAAGGGTTACCTCTTGCACAAGGGCCAAGGTACGTAAATAAGGAAGAGAATGAGAGCTTCTCATTTAACAAGCAACAAGGAGAGTTGATACTCAAAGAAATTTCTAGAGGAGCTTTGCCGCATTCCAAGATGACCATTCGAGTCGATCATCAATATTGCTTCAA CTACTTGGTTGAGAATGGAATCGCTTTCATTACCTTGTTCGATTCTTCATATCCAAGAAAGTTAGCTTTTCATTATCTTCAAGATTTGCAAAAGGAGTTTCAGAAGTTCGATTCTAATCTCATTGAGAAAATTACAAGGCCTTATAGCTTTATTGGATTTG ATAGTGTTATTGTGAATATTAGAAAGCAATACATTGATACAAGAACACAGGCCAACCTATCAAAGCTTAATGCTAATAGAAAACAAGATTTAGATATTGTTACAGAGAACATGACAGAAATCTTAGAGAGAAGGAGAATTTCAG AGTTACACGAAATGAAATCATCACCACCATCGACTCCTCGAGTTGTCTCCTCAATATGGGGTTcctcacatcttgag GTGATTGCACTGAAATGGACTCCTATTACGATCGTACTTGTCGTTTTGGTTGTTGTTTCTTGGGCCAGCTTGATCATGACAGACAGCATTATAATTTCCAGATATTAG
- the LOC133834741 gene encoding remorin-like has protein sequence MAEEEAKKIESESPSEPPPAPAPAPEEKPIPEEAPKDETQEKAVIPPPPAEDKPDESKALVVVETLETKASDSGIEKSSSEGSINRDAVLARVATEKRLSLIKAWEESEKSKAENKAQKKLSSIGAWENSKKASVEAQLKKIEEDLERKKAEYVEKLKNKMALIHKDAEERKATIEAKRGEDLLKAEETAAKYRATGTAPKKLLGCF, from the exons ATGGCAGAGGAAGAGGCCAAGAAGATAGAATCCGAATCTCCGTCGGAGCCTCCACCAGCTCCGGCTCCGGCTCCGGAAGAGAAGCCCATCCCCGAAGAAGCTCCCAAAGATGAAACCCAGGAGAAAGCTGTGATTCCACCACCTCCTGCTGAGGACAAGCCTGATGAGTCCAAAGCTCTTGTTGTTGTTGAGACTCTTGAGACTA AGGCATCTGATTCTGGCATAGAGAAAAGTAGCAGTGAGGGTTCTATCAACCGAG atGCTGTGCTTGCAAGGGTTGCCACAGAGAAAAGGTTGTCTCTTATCAAGGCATGGGAAGAAAGTGAAAAGTCCAAGGCAGAGAACAA AGCCCAGAAGAAGTTATCTTCCATTGGAGCATGGGAAAATAGCAAGAAAGCATCTGTGGAAGCTCAGTTGAAGAAGATTGAG GAGGATTTGGAGAGGAAAAAGGCagaatatgtggaaaaattgaAAAACAAGATGGCTTTGATCCACAAGGATGCAGAGGAAAGAAAGGCAACCATTGAGGCGAAGCGCGGAGAAGATCTTCTCAAGGCAGAGGAGACGGCTGCAAAATACCGCGCTACTGGAACTGCTCCAAAGAAGCTCCTTGGTtgtttctaa
- the LOC133834740 gene encoding transcription factor MYB17-like, whose protein sequence is MGKIPCCDKSGVKKGAWTPEEDQILVNYIKRHGHGTWRSLPKHAGLLRCGKSCRLRWTNYLRPGIKRGPFSQEEENTIIQLHAMFGNRWAVIASQLPGRTDNEIKNYWNTHLKKRAICLAENLQENLLLCQYDNPSHIKDQLSNVTRHMIQWESARVEAELRLSTESSQLSSSPNKMADRYLQLWNSDIGKSFREIKPKDGDMYQSNEPEITSTAKFGSSSSVPIQAGNIKNSNSTNIIQQERDGYKPITDSNSSSLCDFSDFTSTVSDMLLDSPVGYDLDFFQENEDGFAISLDRSPDNPLLF, encoded by the exons ATGGGAAAGATACCATGTTGTGACAAGAGTGGAGTGAAGAAAGGGGCATGGACACCTGAGGAAGACCAAATCTTGGTCAACTACATCAAACGCCATGGTCATGGCACCTGGCGTTCTCTTCCTAAGCATGCTG GTTTACTTCGATGTGGAAAAAGTTGTCGGCTTCGATGGACAAATTATCTTCGCCCTGGTATTAAGCGTGGTCCCTTCTCTCAGGAAGAAGAGAACACTATAATCCAACTTCATGCCATGTTTGGTAACAG GTGGGCTGTCATAGCATCTCAACTTCCAGGAAGAACAGACAATGAGATAAAGAACTATTGGAACACTCATTTGAAGAAGCGTGCCATTTGCTTGGCAGAAAATCTCCAAGAGAACTTGCTTTTATGTCAATATGATAATCCAAGCCATATCAAGGATCAATTATCTAATGTGACTCGCCACATGATACAATGGGAGAGTGCTAGAGTAGAAGCTGAGCTGAGACTGTCTACGGAATCATCACAACTTAGCTCATCGCCTAATAAGATGGCAGATCGCTACCTCCAACTGTGGAATTCAGACATTGGAAAATCGTTTCGCGAGATCAAACCAAAAGATGGAGACATGTACCAAAGCAATGAACCTGAAATAACTTCCACTGCGAAATTCGGGTCAAGTTCTAGTGTTCCTATACAAGCAGGAAACATAAAGAACAGCAACTCAACTAATATAATTCAACAAGAAAGAGATGGCTATAAACCGATCACCGATTCGAACTCGTCCAGCCTTTGTGACTTTTCTGATTTTACTAGTACGGTTTCAGATATGCTGCTAGATTCCCCAGTTGGCTATGATTTGGATTTCTTTCAAGAAAATGAAGATGGTTTTGCCATCTCCCTTGACAGATCACCTGATAACCCTCTTTTGTTTTAG